A single region of the Mechercharimyces sp. CAU 1602 genome encodes:
- a CDS encoding YlbG family protein, protein MKTKERLGLAIWVEDVKPARSLGRLGNIHYISTRLNYVCLYIDGFQSEKTIDSIRKMPFVIKVERSKRQELKTDYDRSFDTPQF, encoded by the coding sequence ATGAAGACAAAAGAGCGACTTGGATTAGCTATTTGGGTAGAAGACGTCAAGCCTGCTCGATCTTTAGGTCGGCTGGGTAATATTCATTATATATCTACACGATTAAATTACGTTTGCCTTTATATTGATGGATTTCAGTCGGAAAAAACGATAGACAGTATAAGAAAAATGCCTTTTGTTATTAAAGTAGAGCGATCTAAAAGACAAGAATTAAAAACAGATTATGATCGTTCATTCGATACACCGCAATTTTGA
- a CDS encoding MFS transporter: MSRWRRNLYILMACQFLVFGAMTMIIPFLPLYLSELGVDDPVQAQLWSGVIFGVNFLTAFIFAPIWGTLADRYGRKIMVLRSGFGMSIVILLMGFATSPLHLFFLRLLNGTVSGFIPASISLVATNTPSKQTGYALGMLQAGGVSGSIMGPFMGGLLAEWIGFRMIFFITSICIGLAALVVWLMVKEEVKPEPQTAKVSFFKEGSLILHHKPLLLLFSVAFIIQFAMMSPMPQMPLFVKELGAPGGYIAFFTGLVTAVAGFANMLTSPRLGKMADRYGADKVLFITMIGAALVHIPHALVSSVWTLLIARFLLGMCLGGLLPSLHALIRHHSPVGKESTAFGYSTSAISLGNMLGPMLGGVFAGFMGIRYLFLLTALFLVLGSWWLRYGLSKSERRKEGYRQEQVHSA; the protein is encoded by the coding sequence GTGTCCAGATGGCGTCGTAATCTTTATATATTAATGGCATGCCAATTCCTTGTATTTGGAGCAATGACCATGATCATTCCTTTTCTTCCTCTCTATTTAAGTGAGCTCGGAGTAGATGACCCTGTGCAGGCACAGTTGTGGTCGGGGGTAATCTTTGGTGTCAATTTTTTAACTGCCTTTATCTTTGCTCCTATTTGGGGGACGCTAGCGGATCGATATGGTCGTAAAATTATGGTCCTGCGATCGGGATTTGGAATGTCCATCGTAATCCTTTTGATGGGATTCGCTACATCACCACTTCATCTTTTCTTTTTGCGTTTACTAAATGGAACTGTCTCTGGGTTTATTCCTGCGTCGATATCATTGGTGGCAACCAATACGCCGTCTAAGCAAACAGGTTACGCTCTTGGAATGTTGCAAGCAGGAGGAGTATCAGGTTCAATTATGGGGCCGTTTATGGGAGGGTTATTAGCAGAGTGGATCGGCTTTCGCATGATTTTTTTTATCACCAGTATATGTATTGGATTGGCGGCGTTAGTAGTGTGGTTAATGGTGAAGGAAGAAGTGAAACCGGAGCCACAAACAGCTAAAGTTTCCTTTTTCAAAGAAGGATCTCTCATTTTACATCATAAACCTTTGTTATTACTTTTTTCTGTTGCTTTTATTATTCAGTTTGCAATGATGTCTCCCATGCCGCAAATGCCTTTATTTGTAAAGGAATTAGGGGCACCAGGTGGATATATTGCCTTCTTTACTGGTTTGGTAACAGCAGTTGCCGGTTTTGCTAATATGTTAACTTCACCTCGGCTAGGAAAAATGGCGGATCGCTATGGTGCTGATAAAGTGCTATTTATTACGATGATTGGGGCGGCATTGGTGCATATTCCACACGCCTTGGTTTCATCGGTGTGGACATTGTTGATTGCTCGCTTTTTATTAGGAATGTGTCTAGGTGGGTTGCTTCCCTCACTTCATGCGCTTATCCGCCATCATTCACCTGTGGGTAAGGAAAGTACGGCTTTTGGTTATAGTACCAGCGCAATTTCATTAGGCAATATGCTAGGTCCGATGTTAGGCGGGGTTTTTGCTGGTTTTATGGGAATCAGATATTTATTCTTACTAACCGCATTATTCCTTGTGCTAGGTTCATGGTGGTTACGCTATGGTCTGAGCAAGTCTGAACGTAGAAAAGAAGGTTACAGACAAGAACAGGTTCATTCAGCTTAG
- a CDS encoding YkvA family protein, translating to MSKKMKKRIIKKLLLLRKVAGTAQGEQKIMTTFDSKVSKVGGLSTLINKLRVMYAYFRHPDTSKKKKAIVGAALLYFIIPTDVLPDLLPFMGYVDDAAAAVIVWNLLARELDQFTSNGMTNKSTDF from the coding sequence ATGTCTAAAAAGATGAAGAAAAGAATAATAAAGAAGTTACTGTTATTGCGAAAGGTTGCAGGAACAGCGCAGGGTGAGCAAAAGATTATGACTACATTTGATTCAAAAGTGAGTAAGGTGGGAGGGCTATCCACTCTTATTAATAAACTGCGTGTGATGTATGCCTACTTTCGTCATCCAGATACGAGTAAGAAGAAGAAAGCGATTGTAGGAGCCGCTCTGCTGTATTTTATTATTCCTACGGATGTTCTACCCGATTTGCTCCCTTTTATGGGGTATGTAGATGATGCTGCCGCGGCTGTTATCGTGTGGAATCTATTAGCACGTGAATTAGACCAATTTACATCAAATGGGATGACAAATAAATCGACAGATTTCTAA
- the minD gene encoding septum site-determining protein MinD, with protein sequence MKHESVAITITSGKGGVGKTTTVASVGLGLAQLGKKVCLVDTDIGLRKLDLMLGLENRIVYDIVDVIEGISKLRQSLVRHKEFPELALLPAAQTRYKEEITSSEVMRVVEELREDFEYILIDSPAGIEGGFRNAIAPADRAILVVNPEIPSVRDSDRVIGLLESADLKGIDLIVNRVQPGMVRDGDMLSVERVQNHLAINLLGVVPEDKRIIRSSNTGEPVILDAKSVAGRAFTNIARRMNGEDIPFMELEAPGLIHRIKRIFSIA encoded by the coding sequence ATGAAGCATGAATCCGTGGCAATCACCATAACAAGCGGTAAAGGCGGTGTTGGGAAAACCACGACTGTAGCGTCGGTGGGACTCGGCCTTGCGCAACTAGGGAAAAAGGTGTGCCTGGTAGATACAGACATTGGCCTAAGAAAGCTAGATTTAATGTTGGGATTAGAAAATAGGATTGTGTACGACATTGTCGATGTTATTGAAGGAATTAGTAAATTAAGACAATCTTTGGTACGACACAAAGAATTTCCTGAGCTAGCATTACTTCCTGCGGCACAAACCAGATATAAAGAAGAGATTACTTCCAGCGAAGTGATGCGCGTTGTAGAAGAGCTACGTGAGGATTTTGAGTACATCTTAATTGATTCCCCAGCAGGAATCGAAGGTGGCTTCCGTAATGCGATCGCTCCTGCTGATCGTGCGATCCTTGTAGTTAACCCTGAAATTCCTTCTGTACGAGATTCAGACCGGGTGATCGGATTATTAGAGTCTGCAGATCTGAAAGGCATTGATCTGATTGTAAACCGTGTACAACCAGGCATGGTACGAGACGGTGATATGTTGAGCGTGGAGCGCGTACAAAACCATCTAGCGATTAATTTGCTTGGCGTTGTTCCAGAAGATAAGCGCATTATTCGTTCGTCCAATACAGGGGAACCAGTAATTTTAGATGCAAAATCAGTGGCGGGAAGAGCCTTCACCAATATTGCACGACGAATGAATGGAGAGGATATACCATTTATGGAGTTAGAGGCGCCAGGTCTTATTCACCGCATTAAACGGATATTTTCCATTGCTTAA
- a CDS encoding manganese catalase family protein, which produces MWIYEKKLQYPVRVGTCNPRMAKYLIEQYGGADGELAAALRYLNQRYTIPDKVKGLLTDIGTEEFAHLEMIATMVYKLTKDAPIEELEKVGLGAHYANHERALFYENAAGDAFTATYIQAKGDPIADLYEDIAAEEKARATYQWLIDMSDDPDIIDSLRFLREREIVHSQRFREAVEILKDQRDCQKYF; this is translated from the coding sequence ATGTGGATATATGAAAAAAAACTTCAATATCCCGTGCGAGTCGGCACGTGTAACCCTCGTATGGCAAAGTATTTAATCGAACAGTATGGGGGTGCCGACGGAGAGTTGGCAGCTGCCCTGCGTTACCTTAATCAACGATATACAATTCCTGATAAAGTAAAAGGACTGTTAACTGATATCGGAACAGAAGAGTTCGCACACCTGGAAATGATTGCGACAATGGTGTATAAATTAACCAAGGATGCACCCATAGAAGAGTTGGAGAAAGTGGGATTAGGGGCTCACTATGCAAATCATGAACGTGCCCTCTTTTACGAAAATGCGGCGGGGGACGCTTTTACGGCTACGTATATTCAAGCCAAAGGAGATCCGATCGCTGATCTATATGAAGATATTGCTGCAGAAGAAAAAGCAAGGGCGACGTACCAATGGTTGATTGACATGTCAGATGATCCTGATATTATCGACAGCTTACGTTTTTTACGCGAACGCGAAATCGTTCATTCACAGCGCTTCCGTGAAGCTGTAGAAATCTTGAAAGACCAACGCGATTGTCAAAAATACTTTTAA
- a CDS encoding spore coat protein CotJB gives MEHPKTEEPKMDEGYYQLLYQLQVVEFTILELNLYLDTHPCDQQAIYQFNQCSYQLQQLKHDFECKYGPLTNFGFSYMEPGKEWYQGPWPWEV, from the coding sequence ATGGAACACCCTAAAACTGAGGAACCAAAAATGGATGAAGGATATTATCAACTTCTTTATCAACTTCAAGTCGTCGAATTCACTATCTTAGAACTAAACTTGTATTTAGATACGCATCCTTGTGATCAGCAAGCGATATATCAATTTAACCAATGCAGTTACCAATTGCAGCAACTTAAACATGATTTTGAATGTAAATATGGGCCCTTAACCAACTTTGGCTTTAGCTACATGGAGCCCGGGAAAGAATGGTATCAAGGTCCATGGCCGTGGGAAGTTTAG
- a CDS encoding spore coat associated protein CotJA produces the protein MSVRPKKPNPYQDQYRCWTPYVSPYQCCPPIRIKEYVCPPNLFLGYQPPNLPQYPPEEALRVGTLWPIFYSPYPRCARKEGEQNGTP, from the coding sequence ATGTCAGTGCGACCAAAAAAACCTAATCCTTACCAGGATCAATATCGCTGTTGGACACCTTACGTTTCACCGTATCAGTGCTGTCCACCGATACGAATAAAGGAGTATGTTTGTCCGCCCAATCTGTTCTTAGGCTATCAGCCACCTAACCTACCCCAATATCCACCAGAGGAAGCACTTCGAGTGGGGACTCTCTGGCCTATTTTCTACAGCCCATATCCACGATGTGCGCGTAAAGAGGGGGAGCAGAATGGAACACCCTAA
- a CDS encoding alpha/beta-type small acid-soluble spore protein produces the protein MQQQQQKRDNSSNYLLVPGAAQALDQMKYEIASEFGVQLGPDTTSRANGSVGGEITKRLVALAEQQLGGGAK, from the coding sequence ATGCAACAACAACAACAAAAGCGGGATAACAGCAGCAACTACCTGTTAGTACCGGGAGCCGCACAAGCTCTAGATCAAATGAAGTATGAAATTGCTAGTGAGTTTGGTGTTCAGCTTGGTCCTGACACGACTTCTCGTGCGAACGGTTCTGTAGGTGGTGAAATCACCAAGCGTTTGGTCGCGTTGGCGGAACAACAGCTTGGCGGTGGTGCTAAGTAG
- a CDS encoding S8 family peptidase translates to MHPFDPSFYTQHGNFTGKVRKIFYLRPHCDLHSYLQEIRNMGGKPVNVLPHLGLVICDFQQRYNEHNIAYHHPYVEYSEPDIQVNISEPYVNSLSADEAHFPWGVKRIGAPSSWEYTSGRGIKVAVIDTGIAADHPAIQENYRGGVNVLSPVFSPYDYNGHGTHVAGIIAGRAQDKGIIGVAPRAHLYAVKAFNRKGSANLSDLLTAINWCIENEMQVVNMSFGMDNMSESLRHAIQTAHAQGIIMVAAAGNRGLPAKVDFPASYPETIAVTATGQEGAIASFSNMGDEVDLAAPGDKIPSAWLNGGMKEMSGTSMAVPHVVGTAALLLRMDPDLSPNQVRDIMRRTAEPINGVAVIGGVHAHRSVGLVHAHKLRQQEIRSSYRI, encoded by the coding sequence ATGCACCCGTTTGATCCTTCTTTCTATACTCAGCACGGGAATTTCACAGGGAAAGTGAGAAAAATATTTTATTTACGACCACATTGTGATCTGCATAGCTATCTGCAAGAAATTCGCAATATGGGTGGAAAACCTGTGAATGTATTACCCCATCTGGGACTGGTGATTTGTGATTTTCAACAACGGTACAATGAACATAACATTGCTTATCACCATCCATATGTAGAATATAGCGAGCCAGACATTCAAGTAAATATTTCCGAACCTTATGTCAACTCTCTGTCTGCAGATGAAGCTCATTTTCCATGGGGAGTAAAGAGGATTGGTGCCCCTTCTAGTTGGGAGTATACCAGTGGGCGTGGGATAAAGGTGGCAGTGATTGACACAGGAATTGCGGCTGATCATCCAGCAATTCAGGAAAATTATCGCGGCGGTGTTAACGTTTTATCACCTGTGTTTTCACCTTATGATTACAATGGACATGGAACACACGTAGCTGGAATTATCGCTGGTAGAGCTCAAGATAAAGGCATTATTGGAGTAGCTCCACGTGCACATCTATATGCAGTAAAAGCGTTTAACCGTAAAGGCAGTGCAAATTTATCTGACCTGCTTACCGCAATTAACTGGTGTATTGAAAATGAGATGCAGGTAGTTAATATGAGTTTTGGGATGGATAACATGAGTGAATCCCTGCGACATGCGATCCAAACGGCACACGCACAGGGAATTATCATGGTGGCAGCTGCAGGGAATAGAGGATTACCGGCAAAAGTAGATTTTCCTGCTAGTTATCCAGAGACCATCGCAGTAACAGCTACAGGTCAAGAAGGTGCAATCGCTTCGTTTAGCAATATGGGCGATGAAGTAGATTTGGCTGCCCCTGGAGATAAGATTCCCTCTGCTTGGCTAAACGGAGGGATGAAAGAGATGAGTGGCACATCTATGGCGGTCCCTCATGTAGTGGGAACGGCTGCCCTGTTATTACGAATGGATCCTGATTTATCGCCAAACCAAGTGCGGGATATCATGCGTAGGACGGCAGAGCCGATCAACGGAGTGGCAGTAATTGGAGGGGTGCATGCACACCGTTCAGTTGGTCTCGTCCATGCCCATAAGTTGCGTCAGCAAGAGATACGTTCTTCTTATCGCATTTGA